CATTTTACGAGCGTCAATTCTATATCTGTAGTCAATATCTCGAAGCTCAACAGTTACTTGCCGACATTCAAGGGCATTGGGGAATCGAAAATCGACTTCATTGGGTAAGAGATGTGACATTCAAAGAAGACTTTCCACTACGGCGTGGTGGCAATGCCCCTGTGAATTGGTCTATCTTACACAACTTTTTTATTACGATCGCACGCAAACTCGGTTTCCGAACTATTCCTCAAGCACAACGCGCACTCTCCAACCAACTCGATAGAGTTTTTTCTTTCTTTGTATGAAACCACCCTGCCGCCCCTTATCCCCAGAGGGGACCCCACCTTCCTGACAGGTGTAGGTTTTTTACGTGGGTATGAGTATTCACTGCTGAAAGGGAGAGAATGAAACTAGAAACTAGGGATGTATTCTCAAAATGCTGAACAACAAACATCTCAAACAGTGGTCATGCATAGTTTCCGAGCGGATGCCTAACTTGTCAATACCACAGGCCATAGGTTTGGCAACATGGAGCTTTGGTATGGTAGTGACAAAATCAAGTAGTCTAACCCAGGTATCTGAGTTCATTGGAGCAGTGAATAATGAAAAACCAAACACAGTCAGGCAAAGACTAAAAGAATGGTATCAGGAGGAAAAAGCCAAAAAAGGGGATAAACGGAGAACACTGGATGTGAGCAGATGCTTTGCATCATTGTTGTTGTGGGTGATTAGTTTACTGCCACAAAATATTCAGCAAATAGCACTGGCAATGGATGCTACGAGTATTGGTGATAAATTTATAGTGCTATCCATTAATATTTTACTGGCAGGATGTGGAATTCCAGTAGCATGGTGTATTGTCAATGCCACTGAACCAGGAAGTTGGAAACCACATTGGCAAAAATTAATCACAGACCTCAAAGATACGATTCCACCAGACCAGAAGGTAATTGTCGCTGCTGACCGGGGATTGTATGCCGATTGGCTCTATTCTCTGATAGTTGCTGCTTGGCATCCTTTTTTACGTATTAACCACCAAGGAACTTATCGTTTACCACATCAGAATCAATGGCAACCATTGGCTGATATTGTTGCCAGTCCAGGATTATTCTGGTCGGGTCAAATAGTCTGCTTCAAAACTAACCCCCTGGAATGCACGTTGTTAGCTCGTTGGGATTTTGGTTATCAAGACCCTTGGTTGATTTTGACTGACCTAGAACCTATGTCTGCTGACGCTATTTGGTATGGTTTACGCCCCTCCACTGAATGTGTTTATCGTGATCTTAAATCTGATGGTTGGCAGTGGCACAATACTCGTCTGCTTGACCCACAACGTGCTGAACGCTTGTGGTTAGCCATCGCTGTCTCTACTCTCTGGATGGTCATGCTTGGTGGAGAAGCGGAAAACCAATTTCCTCCCTCCCACATTGATCAGTTTCCCCAGCGACACGTTGCTAAATCCAAACCCATCGATTTGAAGTCGGAGGAATCTACAAAACCAAACCTCAATTGGCAGTGGAAATAATTGAGGCATTGCTCAAACTTGGATTTAATTTTGATTTGGTTTTAGCGGATAGTCTGTATGGCGAGAGTCCAACATTTATTGCTGTGTTGTCTAAGCAGAAAAAACATTATTTATTAGCTATAAGAAGTAATCATCGAGAGTTTAGCTTGCCAGAGCAGGAGGCTAAGTATAGTGTTTGGCAAGAGTTTGAGCGGAAATTTAGTGATGGGAAGTCAGAAAAAAGATATATACAACAGATAAATGAAAGCGAATCCAGACTGATAACATATTGGCGAATAACTACTGACCCAAATAATTTGCCAAAAAATCAGACATGGTATGTAAAAACAGATTTAAAAAGTGACATGGCGGCTTTATTAGGAAATCTTTATGGATTTCGTAATTGGGTGGAATATGCCTTTAAACAAGGGAAGAATGAGTTGGGCTGCGCTGATTTTAGACTGACGAATTATCAGCAAATAGAAAAATGGTGGGAACTAGTTATGAGTGCTTATTTTTTAGTAAGCTTACAAGCCCAAGCTAGAAATAAATTGGAAAGCGAAAGTAAAAATGAAACAATCTCATCACAAATTTCCAGAGAACCAGCAGATTTTAGTAACCATATATGGTGGGATTTCAGTTTGGTATGGAAGTCCACTTTGAACAATTTAAGATTAATTATTCAACCATATATATTCTGGAATCTAATCAAACCCTGGTTAGCCGTTTTTGTTAATACCAACTTCCAGTTGGGATTCCAGAAACTGATGAAAATAATCAATCAGTTTCAAGGTTATATAACCGTGGATTCGGGGTAAACCATGAGATGGATCAAGGATAACTTTTCAAAGATTCGCTATTGACAGGTATCAAATAACACTTAGATATGAATCTAGCTAGAGATATTCGCGCACACTTTTTTTGCTGAACAATCTCTCTGGCTAAAAATATAGCATCCATGAACGATGGCATGGGTTGAGCTATCAAATTTGATTCTGTCACTATTTCAAGTTGGTCAGTAGTGCTGGGCGCATTTATTGCTTCTAAACTTGACTTTGTTTCATATTCAAACTCGTCGGTAATTCTATCTAGAACAGTCAATCTTGGTTCAGTCACAAAATCATCCTCCCAATCAATTGATTCTGTTTCATTATCAAGTATGAATCCTGTGTCTAAATATCGTGCATACCTCATTAATTCTTGCTCAAAAGCTTTTGGTATACGGATTGTACTTGTTTGTTTATGATTCCATGTAGATTTTCTGCCAGATTTTTCTCTATATCCTCCCCAGCTTGGGTTTAAGGCTTTTTTAGTAGTTTTTTTTCACGTTCAACATGATTTTGTTACTTAATCATGTTAACTGTAATGTCTGCCACATCTTGGTTTTTTCACAGATATATTTGAATAATCCCAATATTTCCGACATAGCAGCGCCTGTATTGTTCACAGCCTTCAAGGAATTTCAAGAATCTCAGCAAATCACAGCATTTTTCTCTCACCAGAGACATAAAAGAGCGTTAGGGTCAAGATCCTCAAATTCCAGCATCACACCGCAATGCTCATCAATCGTTAGGGTACTGAGTAATTCTTTAACTTCACAACCTCCTAATAATGATTGTTATTCTTAACAACTGGATATTTTATTTTCTGGAAGTATCTAAATACAGCTTGGTACTACCAAACCATAACCAAAAATTACTGATGGCTTAACTATTAACTATCAATATTTTTGTTTGATGATTATCCTAATGATAAAAAAATTGCATGAAACCTAGCAAAAATCAAGGGTATCTATTAAGCCTTTTACTCCTAAGTACCTTGAGTGCAAATACACAATCAGTTAGCGCTCGAACTACTAGTCCCGTTGGTAATTTACAGGGTGGGGCAGCTTTATTACCCACAGGTCAAACCATTACACCCGCAGCAGCACCAGGTTCAACGTTTGCACCTTTAGCAACTGGTTTGCGTACAGATGATAATGCTGATGCGGCTGAAGCAGTAAGCACAGCCCTCAGCCCTGATGGAAAAACTTTACTGGTGCTTACCAGTGGCTATAATCAAAACTTCAAAAATGAAAACACGGGTAGTACTTTCACTTATCCTGTATTAGACCCACAAACTGGCAAGTCAAGTAGTACAACAACTCCAAAAGCAGAATGGGTTTTTGTCTATGATGTCAGTAGCGGTAAGTTGGTTAAAAGACAACAAATTAATATTCCCAATACCTATAACGGTTTAGCTTGGGCCAAAGACGGTTCGCGCTTCTTTGTCTCAGGTGGGATTGACGATCGCGTTTATGTTTATGCCTCTAATGGCAGCCAGTACATACCAGATGCTCCCTTTATTTTATTAGGTCACAATTCTAACCAAACTGACCCGTTTCCTAAATATGATGGCGGTTTGTTAAAAGATACGCCAGCGAAGGCTGTGGCAACAGGAGCAGTTGTAGCGGGTATTGCCGTTAGTAAGGATGGCAATACCTTAGTAACTGCAAACTTTGAGAATGACTCAATATCAATTGTTGATACTACTACCCGTAAGGTAACTAAAGAAATTAAGTTTTTTAGACCAGGCGATAAAATAGCAACTGGGGAATTTCCTTTTGATGTAGCCATTAAGAGTGCAGAAAACGGTCAAGCAGCTAAAGTCTTCATTAGTAGCCAGCGCGACAACGAAGTCCTTGCTGTTGACATTACTTCTGGACAAATTACCCGTATACCAATAGGTAGCCAACCAAATAAAGTACTGCTCTCGTCTAGCCAAAATCGACTGTATGTAGCTAATGGTAATGATGACTCGATTTCCGTCATTGATACAAATAACAATCGGGTTGTTCAAACCATCTCTTTGTCTCGTCCTGGTGAGAAATATAAAGGTGCAAATCCTAACTCTTTAACCCTCAGTCCAGATGGACGAACACTTTACGTTACTCTAGGGGGGGAGAATGCGATCGCTGTTGTGGACTTACAAGGTGGTTGGGTGAATGGACGTATCCCTACAGGCTGGTATCCCAATTCTGCAAGCATCAGTCAAGATGGTCAAAGACTTTACGTTGTCAATGCCAAGAGTAATTCTGGTCCCAACCCCGCAGGAAACCTGACAACTCCAGCAGGACTAGCACGCAATACTAATTTTAAAAATGAGTACAACTGGGCTTTAGAAAAAGCTGGTATCTCAATTATTCCAGTTCCAAAGGGTGCGACTCTGGGTAAACTTTCAGCGCAAGTGGATAAAAATAATGGTTTCTACAATCGCCGTCCTGACCGGACGATGAGGTATTTACAAGGCAAAATTAAGCACGTTATCTACATAGTTAAAGAAAACCGTACTTATGACCAAGTACTTGGTGACTTGCCTATCGGTAATGGCGACCCAACACTTACCTTGTTTCCCAACAATATTTCACCAAACCATCACAAGCTATCCTTTGGCTTCGCAACTTTTGATAACTTTTACGACAGTGGCGAATCGAGTGGAGTTGGTTGGAACTGGTCTACCTATGGTCGTACTACAGATTACACCGAAAAAACTCAATCAGTTCTTTACGGTAACGCCGGCTTTAACGGCTTAACCTACGATTACGAAGGTACAAATCGGAATATCAGTCTCGCACTGTCCCAAACTTCCTCAAATAAATCGCCAATCAATACCCGTATCACAGGTATTTTAGATCCTTCTGGGCATTCTTCCATATTGCCTGGAGACAGGGATGTTGATGCTCCTGAAGGTGATGGTAATCTCCAGCCGAATGCCATTGGTGGTTATCTGTGGGATACAGCGCTACGTGCTGGCAAGACTGTACGTAATTACGGTTTCTTTGTTGATAATGCAGTTCCCTACACTACCAGCCAAAGCGATCCTACTAAACCCGATCCAAAAAACCCGACTTATATCCCCATCTCCCCAACTCCTTACGCGGACAAGATTCCTCAAGCTCCCGTTACCAAAACTGTACTGTTGGATAAAACCGATCTTTACTTTCGGTCATTCGATCAAAATAATGCTGATACTTATTTGTACAGCGAATGGGAAAGGGATCTGAAGCAAAATGGACTACCCAATTTAATGCTTGTGCGTTTATCTCACGATCATTTTGGTTCCTTTGGTACTGCTTTGGCTGGACTAAATACTCCTGAACTGCAAATGGCAGATAATGACTATGCTATTGGCAAATTGGTAGAGAAAATTTCTCATCTGCCGGAGTGGAAAGAAACGGCAATTTTCATCATTGAAGATGATTCCCAAAATGGGCCAGATCACGTTGATTCTCACCGTTCTTTAGCCTACATTATTTCGCCCTACACAAAACGGGGTGCGCTCGTCAGTACTAACTACAACACCATTAGTGTATTGCGGACAATGGAGGATTTATTAAACATTGGCTATTTGGCAATTACTGATGCTAATGCTGAACCAATGTCAGATGCTTTCACTAGAGAACCCAATTTTGAACCTTACACAGCTATTGTGCCAGGTAACTTGTGTACCAATCCTGTAGATCCAAAACTAGTACCAGCTTGCCAAGATCGCAATGTTGAAAAGACAGCAGCTATGCCGATTCTAAATCCTAAAAAATGGTGGGCTGCTATGACCAAGGACTTCAATTTTGTAGGTGAAGATAAGCTCGATCCAGAAGAGTTCAACGAAATTCTCTGGGCAGGAATTAAGGGCGATGGCATTCCTTATCCTGAAGAACGTAACCGTAAAGACTTGCGGCAAAATCGCGCTCAAATGCTAAAGCATTGGGAATTAAGTCAAAGAGATAACTCTACTGAAGCGAAGAAGTAAGTATTAGAGGTTGGATATAAAGACGTAGCACTGCTACGTCTTTACAAGGATTTTAATAGGTCAATTTTCGTGTGATTGCCTGTTTTTCAATTGATAATAAATGGTGTGAGGATTACAGAAAAATGGTCAAAATGTTTTGGAAGTGGTTGCCGATTTGTCCAGTGACTTTGGGGCTCTTCTCGGTAATCACTACCACAACTGGGGCGATGCCTGCGGCGGGCGATGCCAACGCACTTCCAACTAAAACGGGAACTGTTCAAGAATCAGCAGGACAGGTAACATCTGTTTCTCAACTGTCGGATGTACAGCCGACAGATTGGGCATTCGGTGCATTGCAATCTTTGGTGGAGCGTTATGGGTGTATTGCAGGTTATCCTAATGCAACTTATCGCGGTAATCGGGCTTTAACTCGTTACGAATTTGCGGCTGGAATTAATGCCTGTTTAGATCGAGTCAATGAACTAATTTCAACTGCAACAACTGACATCGTTAAGAAAGAAGATTTAGCAACTCTGCAAAAATTACAAGAACAGTTTGCGGCGGAATTGAATACTTTGCGGGGTCGAGTAGATGCTTTAGAACCTCACTTGGAAACTCTGGAAAAACAGCAGTTTTCAACCACGACAAAACTTCATGGTGAGGCAATTTTTGCCATATCAGGGTTTGCATCTGGACAAGATGCCGATAATGCTGATATTCCGAGAAGCACGACTTTTGGCGATCGCGTCCGCCTCAATTTTGACACCAGTTTCACTGGACAAGACTTACTCAGAGTTCGCTTACAAGCCCTTAACCTCAATTACTTCTCTAGTGAAGGTGGCACTGGAACTAGATTACCAGAAGGGACTCTAGCTTTTAATGCAGAAATTGGAGATGAAGATCCTGAAAATAATCAAGTTGGAGTTGAGACACTGTATTACAGATTTCCTCTAGGCAAAAAAACCGAAGTTACTTTTTTTGCCAACGAAGGGGAAGTTGAAGATTTTGTGAATACAATCAACCCCTTTTTGGATGGGGATGAGGGAGCCAGTGGTGCTTTATCCAAGTTTGGCAGTCGGAACTCAGTTTACTACTTTGTACCTGCTGGAGCCGGAATTGGGTTGAGACATCGCCTCTCTGACCAGTTGGAGTTGAGTTTGGGATATTTGTCTAGTACAGCATCTAACCCCAACACTAACAGAGGTTTATTCAATGGTTCTTACGGTGCGATCGCTCAGTTAACTTTTCAACCTAGCGATCGCCTCAGTATCGGTTTAACTTACGTCAATGCCTACAATAACCTGGGTGAAGATTTGGCAATCCCCGGTACGGGTAGTCAAAAGGCTAACTTGGCCTTAGTTACTGATTCGCGTACTTCCACCAACGCTTACGGCTTGGAAGCATCCTATGAAGTAAATTCCGGCTTTTTGATTAATGCTTGGGCTGGCTATGCCAAAACCCGTGTTTTGGGCGTAGGAGATGCCGATATTTGGAACTATGCAGTTGCTCTAGCTTTCCCAGATTTGGGTAAAAAAGGCAATCTGGCGGGGATTGTTGTGGGTATGGAACCGAGAGTAACCGGTGCTGATGGGGCGATCGCTAATGTATTTACGGAGATAGTTGCACCGCAAAACCGCGACTCTGCTCAAGACCGAAACACCTCTTTACACGTTGAAGGTTTTTACAGTTATGCAGTTTCAGACAATATTACCATCACCCCTGGTTTAATTTGGCTGACTGCACCCAACCATGACGATCGTAACAGTGATGCTGTACTAGGAGTCATTAGAACTACTTTTACCTTTTAAATTATCCTGTGGTTTTAGTCAAGACAACTGAAGGATTTATTATGCACAAAATACGATTGAGTTCCATTTTTTTCAGATATAGTCTCACCTCTGCCATCTTATTAACAACACTTTCTGCCGAGTTAATTCGCCCAGTCAAAACACTAGCTGAATGCACACCTAGTACTAGTAACTGTGAGAAGAAAACAGATAATTCTTCTTGTGATTCTAGAAATCCATACAACTTGGTTGCAGACACCACAAGAGTGCGGAGAATTAAGATTACTTGGGATGTATGTCAAAAAAATGATTTTTATCAAGTAAGTTGGGGCAACGATAAAGATGATATGACGCAAATCGATGACCCAACAGCACGTAGTTGGACTTATGCGGGAGCCAGGGATCTTGTTAAGTACATCTTTAAAGTCCGTGGGTGCAATGCTCGTCCTACTCCAGATACTGCTCAAGAACCAGATTGCACCCCTTGGGCAGAATTACTTGTAACAACACCTGATTGGTAACTCTTGCTGGTTCTTTCTAGAGATCACTTACACAAATCTATCTTGAGGATAATCGATATGAAATTGTTTCCACAATTAGCGATCGCTACTAGTCTTGTTTTGGGTTTAGCTACCTTAAGCACTAAATCCGCATCGGCTGCAATTGTTAATTATGCTTTCAGTGTTGATAGTTCTACAGCTAAGGGAAATGGTTTTTTTAGCTTTGATGACTCAACTTTCAGTAATGATAATTTTCCAGTAGCACCACTTCAGTCGCTAACTTTTCAATTCGATAACGATCCCAATATTTACACCGCCAAGGATGATATTGAATATCCAGATTATCCCCTTGCATTTCCAACTGTAGCTTTAGCTGATAATGCATCGATTGGATTGCTGTACAACTTCCTCGATAAAGTTAATCCTTCTAAAAGCTACGAAATTTCTGGAACAATATTTTCTGTATCCTCCGAAATTCCCGATTCTGGTACAGTTTCTTATCGAGAAGTACCAGAGCCTAGTACTTTAAATAGCACACTTCTTGTTGGCATCATTGGCTTGTTTCTGACAAGAAAGGTAACGCTTTGGAGAATGCATTGCAAAGGCAACTAAACGTTGGGTTAATAGCTTTCCCGTAAGTGCCCTCGACACATAGAGACTTACTTACAGGCGATAACTGTTTAAACGCTCTTAGCTATTGCTTAGAATCGCACTTCCACAGAAATACAAATACTCTACTGATTTACTTTCTTCAGTAGAGTATATAAGTGATTGCGGCGTTGCATAATAGAGAGATGAATTGAGGTCATCTACTGTGCAATGTCCATACTGCGGCTCTACGGAAATCAGAAAGAATGGGAAACGTAAAGGTAAACAAAATCACATTTGTACTCATTGCAATCGCCAATTTATTGATGTATACGATCAGCCAAAAGGATATTCAGAAGAACTAAAACAAGAATGCTTAAAAATCTACCTTAACGGCATGGGTTTTCGTGGTATTGAACGAGTTAAAGGCGTACACCATACTACGATCATCTATTGGGTCAAACAACTAGGAGAGAAGCTGCCAGATGTACCAAAAGAAGATATGATTCCAGAAGTTGCAGAACTGGATGAATTAGAGACATTCATCGGCTCAAAAAAAACAAAATTTGGTTGTGGACAGCAGTAAATCACTTTACTCAAGGTATTTTAGCTTGGGTTTTAGGAGACCATAGTTCTGAAACTTTTAAGCCACTTTGGGAAATTGTTGAACAGTGGAAAAGCTATTTTTATGTGACCGATGGCTGGAAGGTTTACCCAAGTTTTATCCCCGATGGAGACCAAATTGTGAGTAAAACATATATGACACGGGTGGAAAATGAAAATACTCGGTTACGTCATTATCTTGCACGCCTTCACCGCAAAACTTTATGCTATTCCAAATCAGAACAAATGCTGAGATACTCGATTAAATTATTACTTCATTATTTAAAGTATAAAATTATACCAACATAAATTAATTCATCCCTTCATTCAGCAATGCCAGAATTTCCTGTTGAATATTTAACATTACCCCAGTAAAAAGTATCGTTATTGTGCAGTCTTGGGCGATAACAAGGTATGTCAAATGGGGTTAATTACACATTTGTTTTGCTGTCAAATTTTTGATTGTAGCTTTTACAGATGAGATATATGAAGTGATTATTCCAGGCGATCGCATTTCAGGAGATATTGCCGACAGCAACAGATAAGACAAGGATAGGAATTACACAAGTCTCACAAGCGAAAGCAGAGAATATGCTTTTTTCCAACACCTAGAATAATCCACAAAATGATTGATCCTGGGATAATAGAAAGATAATTTCGGGCTGCAAGTTGCCTCATGTCCCCAAAATCCATCATTCAACTCACCGAGAATCTAAAATCTTTGTACATCAAAACAGCCCCAAAATTAAAGGGAAGTGACCGACGACAATTCATGGCAGAAGTTGTCAAAGGATTAGGGATAGGTGGACAGACACTAGTGGAACAAGAGTTAAGATGGAACCGTCTGACTATCCATTTTTTTAGTCATTGGTTACTCCTTTCTTACATATTGGGACAAGTTGGCATATCATCTCCAACGAGTAACCTTGCAAGACTGGGCAATGCCTCACCGTAAGTTGGGTGAATGTGAACCGATTGTTCGAGTACCTGCCACGTTGCTTTAGCTTCCATAAGTGACAAAAAGACATGCACCAGTTCAGCGGTTTCGTAACCAACCAGCGTTGCTCCTAAAATCAAATTTGTGTGTGTGTCGATGACCATACGGTAGAAACCCAGATCGTGCCCCCACTCAATGCTACGGGCAATGTGAGCCATTGGCAGGGTGACTTCGCGGGCAGAGATACCCTGTTTCTGAGCCTGCTCTAACGTCATACCTACCCGGCCTACTTGCGGCTCAGTGTAGACGGCATAGCCTAACACCCGATCGTTGCGTGTCCGGTGTTCGCCACACAGAATAGCTTTCAAGCGACGATAGTCTTCCCAAGAAACATGGGTAAAAGCAGGCTGCTTGGCAACGTCTCCGATCGCATAAATCCCAGCGCAAGTC
This Nostoc sp. C052 DNA region includes the following protein-coding sequences:
- a CDS encoding alkaline phosphatase family protein; the protein is MKPSKNQGYLLSLLLLSTLSANTQSVSARTTSPVGNLQGGAALLPTGQTITPAAAPGSTFAPLATGLRTDDNADAAEAVSTALSPDGKTLLVLTSGYNQNFKNENTGSTFTYPVLDPQTGKSSSTTTPKAEWVFVYDVSSGKLVKRQQINIPNTYNGLAWAKDGSRFFVSGGIDDRVYVYASNGSQYIPDAPFILLGHNSNQTDPFPKYDGGLLKDTPAKAVATGAVVAGIAVSKDGNTLVTANFENDSISIVDTTTRKVTKEIKFFRPGDKIATGEFPFDVAIKSAENGQAAKVFISSQRDNEVLAVDITSGQITRIPIGSQPNKVLLSSSQNRLYVANGNDDSISVIDTNNNRVVQTISLSRPGEKYKGANPNSLTLSPDGRTLYVTLGGENAIAVVDLQGGWVNGRIPTGWYPNSASISQDGQRLYVVNAKSNSGPNPAGNLTTPAGLARNTNFKNEYNWALEKAGISIIPVPKGATLGKLSAQVDKNNGFYNRRPDRTMRYLQGKIKHVIYIVKENRTYDQVLGDLPIGNGDPTLTLFPNNISPNHHKLSFGFATFDNFYDSGESSGVGWNWSTYGRTTDYTEKTQSVLYGNAGFNGLTYDYEGTNRNISLALSQTSSNKSPINTRITGILDPSGHSSILPGDRDVDAPEGDGNLQPNAIGGYLWDTALRAGKTVRNYGFFVDNAVPYTTSQSDPTKPDPKNPTYIPISPTPYADKIPQAPVTKTVLLDKTDLYFRSFDQNNADTYLYSEWERDLKQNGLPNLMLVRLSHDHFGSFGTALAGLNTPELQMADNDYAIGKLVEKISHLPEWKETAIFIIEDDSQNGPDHVDSHRSLAYIISPYTKRGALVSTNYNTISVLRTMEDLLNIGYLAITDANAEPMSDAFTREPNFEPYTAIVPGNLCTNPVDPKLVPACQDRNVEKTAAMPILNPKKWWAAMTKDFNFVGEDKLDPEEFNEILWAGIKGDGIPYPEERNRKDLRQNRAQMLKHWELSQRDNSTEAKK
- a CDS encoding iron uptake porin, with product MVKMFWKWLPICPVTLGLFSVITTTTGAMPAAGDANALPTKTGTVQESAGQVTSVSQLSDVQPTDWAFGALQSLVERYGCIAGYPNATYRGNRALTRYEFAAGINACLDRVNELISTATTDIVKKEDLATLQKLQEQFAAELNTLRGRVDALEPHLETLEKQQFSTTTKLHGEAIFAISGFASGQDADNADIPRSTTFGDRVRLNFDTSFTGQDLLRVRLQALNLNYFSSEGGTGTRLPEGTLAFNAEIGDEDPENNQVGVETLYYRFPLGKKTEVTFFANEGEVEDFVNTINPFLDGDEGASGALSKFGSRNSVYYFVPAGAGIGLRHRLSDQLELSLGYLSSTASNPNTNRGLFNGSYGAIAQLTFQPSDRLSIGLTYVNAYNNLGEDLAIPGTGSQKANLALVTDSRTSTNAYGLEASYEVNSGFLINAWAGYAKTRVLGVGDADIWNYAVALAFPDLGKKGNLAGIVVGMEPRVTGADGAIANVFTEIVAPQNRDSAQDRNTSLHVEGFYSYAVSDNITITPGLIWLTAPNHDDRNSDAVLGVIRTTFTF
- a CDS encoding PEP-CTERM sorting domain-containing protein (PEP-CTERM proteins occur, often in large numbers, in the proteomes of bacteria that also encode an exosortase, a predicted intramembrane cysteine proteinase. The presence of a PEP-CTERM domain at a protein's C-terminus predicts cleavage within the sorting domain, followed by covalent anchoring to some some component of the (usually Gram-negative) cell surface. Many PEP-CTERM proteins exhibit an unusual sequence composition that includes large numbers of potential glycosylation sites. Expression of one such protein has been shown restore the ability of a bacterium to form floc, a type of biofilm.) yields the protein MKLFPQLAIATSLVLGLATLSTKSASAAIVNYAFSVDSSTAKGNGFFSFDDSTFSNDNFPVAPLQSLTFQFDNDPNIYTAKDDIEYPDYPLAFPTVALADNASIGLLYNFLDKVNPSKSYEISGTIFSVSSEIPDSGTVSYREVPEPSTLNSTLLVGIIGLFLTRKVTLWRMHCKGN
- a CDS encoding transposase — its product is MLNNKHLKQWSCIVSERMPNLSIPQAIGLATWSFGMVVTKSSSLTQVSEFIGAVNNEKPNTVRQRLKEWYQEEKAKKGDKRRTLDVSRCFASLLLWVISLLPQNIQQIALAMDATSIGDKFIVLSINILLAGCGIPVAWCIVNATEPGSWKPHWQKLITDLKDTIPPDQKVIVAADRGLYADWLYSLIVAAWHPFLRINHQGTYRLPHQNQWQPLADIVASPGLFWSGQIVCFKTNPLECTLLARWDFGYQDPWLILTDLEPMSADAIWYGLRPSTECVYRDLKSDGWQWHNTRLLDPQRAERLWLAIAVSTLWMVMLGGEAENQFPPSHIDQFPQRHVAKSKPIDLKSEESTKPNLNWQWK
- a CDS encoding transposase, translating into MEIIEALLKLGFNFDLVLADSLYGESPTFIAVLSKQKKHYLLAIRSNHREFSLPEQEAKYSVWQEFERKFSDGKSEKRYIQQINESESRLITYWRITTDPNNLPKNQTWYVKTDLKSDMAALLGNLYGFRNWVEYAFKQGKNELGCADFRLTNYQQIEKWWELVMSAYFLVSLQAQARNKLESESKNETISSQISREPADFSNHIWWDFSLVWKSTLNNLRLIIQPYIFWNLIKPWLAVFVNTNFQLGFQKLMKIINQFQGYITVDSG
- a CDS encoding IS1 family transposase (programmed frameshift), translated to MQCPYCGSTEIRKNGKRKGKQNHICTHCNRQFIDVYDQPKGYSEELKQECLKIYLNGMGFRGIERVKGVHHTTIIYWVKQLGEKLPDVPKEDMIPEVAELDELETFIGSKKTKFWLWTAVNHFTQGILAWVLGDHSSETFKPLWEIVEQWKSYFYVTDGWKVYPSFIPDGDQIVSKTYMTRVENENTRLRHYLARLHRKTLCYSKSEQMLRYSIKLLLHYLKYKIIPT